The sequence AAAGCCGTCTCGGACCTTTATTCTCCGGTTACGGGAACAGTGACCGAGGTGAATGATCGGCTCAACGATGAGCCTGAACTTGTCAATAGCGAGCCGTATGAAGAAGCCTGGATGCTGAGAATCGAAATGAGCGATGCCACAGAAGTAGACGGTTTGCTCGATGCTGATGAATACAAATCGTTTGTTGAGGAAGAGAGCGCCTGATTCGGCTGCTCATTCCGCTATTACGAGTTTCGACTGCCATGGGCTGTTGATTGG comes from Nitrospinaceae bacterium and encodes:
- a CDS encoding glycine cleavage system protein H; this encodes KAVSDLYSPVTGTVTEVNDRLNDEPELVNSEPYEEAWMLRIEMSDATEVDGLLDADEYKSFVEEESA